One Mercurialis annua linkage group LG3, ddMerAnnu1.2, whole genome shotgun sequence DNA window includes the following coding sequences:
- the LOC126672270 gene encoding uncharacterized protein LOC126672270, which yields MKKYLKLKIWYFLTKRLDLFEFQFVIHIVLGTCCMSDDFEDDKSLSMEFQHYFMEFHWNSCIISWNSIGIPVAMESVIYIATQLEPGIGQETVGVEASPSPIPVVDDTPADPTVAGQTAHVEANSKKKEYVQRSVVWDHFESIKDGKGVIMQGKCKYCARIYNCNAKKNGTSTLRTHMMKCTKHPHSMETRQALLSFQPVSNVGLAGGSEMFSLTAWKFD from the exons ATGaagaaatatttgaaattaaag ATCTGGTATTTCTTAACAAAAAGACTCGATTTATTTGAG TTTCAATTTGTTATTCATATTGTTCTTGGTACTTGTTGCATGTCTGATGATTTTGAAG ATGATAAGTCTTTGAGCATGGAATTTCAGCATTATTTCATGGAATTCCATTGGAATTCCTGCATTATTTCATGGAATTCCATTGGAATTCCAGTTGCA ATGGAGTCTGTAATTTATATAGCTACCCAACTTGAGCCTGGAATTGGCCAAGAAACAGTTGGTGTGGAAGCTAGCCCTAGCCCTATTCCTGTAGTTGATGATACGCCTGCTGACCCTACTGTTGCTGGACAAACTGCACATGTGGAAgccaattcaaaaaaaaaagagtatgtGCAAAGGTCAGTAGTGTGGGATCATTTTGAATCGATCAAAGATGGCAAAGGTGTTATTATGCAAGGAAAATGCAAATATTGTGCTCGTATATATAACTGCAATGCTAAAAAGAATGGGACTTCCACTCTCAGGACTCACATGATGAAATGCACTAAACACCCTCACTCTATGGAAACCAGACAAGCTCTTCTTTCTTTCCAACCTGTGTCAAATGTTGGTCTTGCTGGTGGTTCTGAAATGTTTAGTC